The proteins below come from a single Periophthalmus magnuspinnatus isolate fPerMag1 chromosome 7, fPerMag1.2.pri, whole genome shotgun sequence genomic window:
- the LOC129456353 gene encoding WAP four-disulfide core domain protein 2-like: MVRSVLCLLTVALAFVPLLSAVKVDSEKPGVCPKPRTDIHTEAGCLDQCSTDSECQGNRKCCFDGCGHVCEKPIGGPKPKAKRGLCPSPGDFGICDHVCYADEDCEGDDKCCSNGCGQICQRPVIKTKPGSCPDPILHFNTCKKGCTDDSQCPRNLKCCNSNCGLQCVPPQHG; the protein is encoded by the exons ATGGTgcgctctgtcctctgcctcctgaCTGTGGCCCTGGCCTTTGTgcctctgctctctgctgtgAAAG TGGATTCAGAGAAACCTGGAGTCTGTCCCAAGCCCAGGACAGACATTCACACAGAGGCCGGTTGTCTGGATCAGTGCTCCACAGACAGTGAATGTCAGGGAAACCGGAAGTGCTGCTTCGACGGCTGTGGACATGTTTGTGAAAAGCCAATAG GTGGGCCTAAGCCTAAGGCCAAACGAGGATTGTGCCCTAGTCCAGGTGATTTTGGGATCTGTGATCATGTGTGCTACGCTGACGAAGACTGTGAGGGGGACGATAAATGCTGCTCCAATGGCTGTGGGCAAATCTGTCAACGACCAGTCATAA aaaccaaaccaggatcctGCCCTGACCCGATCCTCCATTTCAACACATGTAAAAAGGGCTGCACTGATGACAGTCAGTGTCCCAGGAACCTCAAATGCTGCAACAGCAACTGTGGACTCCAGTGTGTGCCCCCTCAACATGGCTGA
- the LOC129456400 gene encoding WAP four-disulfide core domain protein 18-like, whose amino-acid sequence MVRSVLCLLTVALAFVPLLSAVEVHSEKPGFCPKPKRNLPDPICLSQCSRDSDCERNLKCCFDGCGYVCKWPTGGHKPIRKTGLCPSPGDYGICDHACSSDQDCKGDDKCCPTTCGTICEPVIKLKPGASPV is encoded by the exons ATGGTgcgctctgtcctctgcctcctgaCTGTGGCCCTGGCCTTTGTgcctctgctctctgctgtgGAAG TGCATTCAGAGAAACCTGGATTCTGTCCCAAGCCCAAGAGAAACTTGCCAGACCCCATTTGTCTGAGTCAGTGCTCCAGAGACAGTGACTGTGAGAGAAACCTGAAGTGCTGCTTCGACGGCTGTGGATATGTTTGTAAATGGCCAACAG GTGGGCATAAGCCTATAAGAAAAACAGGATTGTGCCCTAGTCCAGGTGATTATGGGATCTGTGATCATGCATGCTCCTCTGACCAAGACTGCAAGGGGGACGATAAATGCTgccccaccacctgcgggacaATCTGTGAACCAGTCATAA AACTCAAACCAGGAGCCAGTCCCGTGTAG